One Chitinophagaceae bacterium C216 genomic window carries:
- the iolG_4 gene encoding Inositol 2-dehydrogenase/D-chiro-inositol 3-dehydrogenase — protein MSASKEHARRSFLKKLVLSSGALAASRYLSASSTETRKIIGLTRNQTFAANDNVNVALIGAGSMGVNDMNTALMVPGVKIVAVCDLYTGRLESAKKRWGNDLFITKSYKEVLNRKDVDAVIIATPDHWHKQISIDAMNAGKHVYCEKPMVHSIDEGPEVIAAQKKTGKVFEVGSQGVSSLGNEKAKELLKQGAIGELNYAEGFWARRDPVAVWQYPIPEDASEQTVDWETYISNTTKRPFDPLRFFRWRNYNDYGTGMAGDLYVHLFSSLHFITDSLGPERVYSTGGLRFWHDGRECPDVQLGAFDYPKTDKHPAFNLSLRCNFVDGTSGTTFLRLVGSEGAMDVTWDDVTLKRNNYSDSGDPFLKKQKKSNANEPRKRILPPSVMTYKAEEGYKGGPYDHMVNFFTAIRNNTSVVEDAVFGFRAAAPALLCNDSLREKRPIQWDPVKMKRV, from the coding sequence ATGAGCGCAAGCAAAGAACACGCACGTCGATCCTTCCTCAAAAAACTGGTATTGTCCTCCGGTGCGCTGGCGGCAAGCCGATATCTGAGTGCCTCTTCAACCGAAACAAGAAAAATAATTGGTCTTACACGTAATCAAACTTTTGCAGCCAATGATAATGTAAATGTAGCCCTCATAGGGGCAGGGAGCATGGGTGTAAACGACATGAATACAGCGCTCATGGTACCCGGAGTAAAGATTGTTGCCGTTTGCGATTTGTACACAGGCCGACTGGAAAGTGCCAAAAAAAGATGGGGCAATGATCTCTTTATAACTAAAAGTTATAAAGAAGTTTTAAATCGCAAGGATGTTGATGCTGTCATCATTGCCACACCGGATCACTGGCATAAACAAATATCGATTGATGCTATGAATGCCGGGAAACATGTGTATTGCGAAAAGCCTATGGTGCACTCCATAGATGAAGGACCTGAAGTGATTGCTGCACAAAAGAAAACCGGAAAAGTGTTTGAAGTGGGAAGTCAGGGAGTATCTTCTCTAGGAAATGAAAAAGCTAAAGAGCTGCTGAAACAGGGCGCTATTGGAGAATTGAATTATGCCGAAGGTTTCTGGGCACGCCGTGATCCTGTTGCTGTATGGCAATATCCTATTCCAGAAGACGCTTCGGAACAAACCGTGGATTGGGAAACTTATATAAGCAATACTACAAAACGCCCCTTTGATCCACTGCGTTTCTTCCGCTGGAGAAATTATAATGATTATGGAACCGGTATGGCCGGCGATTTGTACGTGCACCTATTCTCTAGTTTGCATTTTATTACTGATTCCTTAGGACCGGAGAGAGTGTATTCTACCGGTGGCTTACGCTTCTGGCATGATGGTCGTGAATGTCCTGATGTGCAACTAGGCGCTTTTGATTATCCTAAAACGGATAAGCATCCGGCATTTAATCTTTCATTGCGTTGCAACTTTGTTGACGGCACGAGTGGCACTACCTTCCTGCGGCTGGTAGGAAGCGAAGGGGCTATGGATGTGACTTGGGATGATGTAACGCTCAAGCGAAACAATTATTCCGATTCCGGAGATCCCTTCCTGAAAAAACAGAAAAAAAGTAATGCCAACGAACCACGTAAACGTATTCTACCCCCTTCTGTTATGACTTATAAGGCAGAAGAAGGATACAAAGGTGGTCCCTACGATCATATGGTAAACTTTTTCACCGCTATTCGTAATAATACTTCGGTTGTGGAGGATGCCGTATTCGGCTTCAGAGCTGCCGCTCCAGCATTATTATGTAATGACAGCCTGCGTGAGAAACGACCTATACAGTGGGATCCGGTGAAGATGAAAAGAGTCTAA
- the ubiD gene encoding 3-octaprenyl-4-hydroxybenzoate carboxy-lyase encodes MAYRNLQEFIRVLEKEGELIRIKTYVDPHLEMAEITDRMSKEPGGGKALLFENTGYDFPVLMNAYGSEKRMCLALGVKHLDDVARDIEDLFKLLSSPKENILDKLKLLPKLSEFASWMPKVRKGRGECQEVILTERPLPTGERWMGLPDLTRLPVITCWPQDGGPFITLPIINTKEPHTGVRNVGMYRMQVFGPQLTAMHWHKHKVSAKHFNEYKKLGKKMPVAVALGGDPVYAYSATAPLPENVDEYMLAGFLRKKKVELVKCITQPEIEVPADADIVIEGYVDPNEEMIWEGPFGDHTGYYSLPDWYPRFHVTAITHRKNAVYPATIVGIPPQEDAWLGKATERIFLAPIKMTLVPEITDMDMPVEGVFHNLVIAEIKKDYAGQGNKVMNAMWGAGQMMFNKILVVTSQSGTAITDYKNIAREVFRNLNPATDIYFSQGPMDVLDHSCSKLGFGGKMCIDGTFKYDEEKDDSYIDVPSPKAINIEALKTSFPEIKYCNSNLLQHDIPCLIISVEKNRRGHIKELHEALSKLEMLNGIKMILYVEHTVNAMDLPTALWRFCNNLDPKRDHYLNKKGIAGKYTAILGLDGTIKTKEWDGFERDWPNIIVADDKTIAAVDAKWEQLGIGKFIPSPSLKYKDQMYGDKAVASLS; translated from the coding sequence ATGGCATATAGAAATCTGCAGGAATTTATTAGAGTATTGGAAAAAGAAGGGGAACTCATCAGAATCAAAACTTATGTCGATCCTCACCTGGAAATGGCAGAGATAACAGACAGGATGAGTAAGGAACCGGGAGGAGGAAAAGCATTGCTATTTGAAAATACAGGTTATGATTTTCCAGTACTCATGAATGCCTATGGCAGTGAGAAGCGCATGTGTTTGGCATTGGGAGTAAAGCATTTGGATGATGTGGCCCGCGATATTGAGGACTTGTTTAAGTTATTGTCCTCGCCAAAAGAAAATATTCTTGATAAGCTGAAGTTATTGCCCAAGCTGAGTGAGTTTGCCTCTTGGATGCCCAAGGTGAGGAAGGGCAGGGGCGAATGTCAAGAAGTGATTCTTACGGAGAGACCATTACCTACCGGCGAAAGATGGATGGGGCTTCCCGATCTTACCCGTCTGCCTGTAATTACTTGTTGGCCGCAGGATGGAGGACCTTTTATCACACTGCCTATTATCAATACTAAGGAGCCTCATACCGGCGTGCGAAATGTGGGTATGTATCGTATGCAGGTTTTTGGACCGCAGCTTACGGCAATGCACTGGCACAAGCATAAGGTTTCTGCGAAGCATTTTAATGAGTATAAAAAGCTAGGCAAAAAAATGCCTGTAGCAGTTGCGTTGGGAGGCGATCCCGTATATGCTTATTCGGCTACAGCACCGCTACCCGAAAATGTTGATGAATACATGCTGGCCGGTTTTCTACGTAAGAAAAAAGTGGAACTGGTAAAATGTATTACCCAGCCCGAAATTGAAGTGCCGGCAGATGCCGATATTGTCATTGAAGGGTATGTAGATCCTAATGAAGAAATGATTTGGGAAGGCCCCTTTGGAGATCATACAGGATATTATTCTTTGCCTGATTGGTATCCCCGATTTCATGTTACTGCTATTACGCATAGAAAAAATGCCGTATATCCGGCGACGATAGTAGGAATCCCTCCTCAGGAGGATGCCTGGTTGGGTAAGGCCACCGAGCGTATATTTTTGGCTCCTATAAAAATGACTTTGGTACCGGAGATTACTGATATGGACATGCCGGTGGAGGGCGTATTTCATAATCTGGTAATTGCAGAAATTAAAAAGGATTATGCCGGCCAAGGCAACAAGGTGATGAATGCCATGTGGGGGGCCGGACAAATGATGTTTAATAAAATCCTAGTTGTTACATCTCAGTCGGGAACGGCCATTACGGATTATAAGAATATTGCGCGAGAAGTGTTCAGAAATTTAAATCCGGCTACCGATATCTATTTCTCTCAAGGTCCTATGGATGTTCTTGATCACAGTTGTAGTAAGCTGGGATTTGGAGGTAAAATGTGTATAGACGGTACTTTCAAATACGACGAGGAGAAAGATGATTCTTATATTGATGTGCCCTCTCCTAAAGCAATTAATATCGAAGCGCTAAAGACAAGTTTTCCGGAAATTAAATATTGTAATAGCAACCTATTACAACACGATATCCCCTGCCTCATAATTTCTGTAGAGAAAAACAGAAGAGGACATATTAAAGAACTGCATGAAGCATTGAGCAAACTGGAAATGCTCAACGGCATTAAAATGATTTTGTATGTGGAGCATACCGTTAATGCAATGGATTTGCCCACTGCATTATGGCGTTTTTGCAATAATCTGGATCCTAAGCGAGATCATTATCTCAACAAGAAGGGTATAGCAGGAAAATACACGGCTATCTTAGGATTGGATGGAACCATTAAAACAAAAGAATGGGATGGTTTTGAAAGAGATTGGCCCAATATTATTGTAGCTGACGATAAAACCATTGCGGCGGTAGATGCTAAATGGGAGCAGTTAGGAATTGGAAAATTTATTCCATCCCCATCCTTAAAGTATAAGGACCAAATGTATGGCGATAAGGCGGTAGCAAGCCTGTCCTAA
- the lemA gene encoding Protein LemA, whose protein sequence is MKKGLGLIVLIVLVIFGFMGCNGYNSLVQQDEAVKKAWANVQSDYQRRNDLVGNLVNTVKGAAKFEQETLTRVVEARSKATSVNISADQLTPENLEKFQAAQGEVSSALSRLLAVVESYPELKANQNFLQLQGQLESIENDIRASRNAFNSAINVYNTKVRSFPMNILGGIFGFRAKEPFKADPGADQAPKVEFNFD, encoded by the coding sequence ATGAAAAAAGGATTAGGACTTATTGTACTGATAGTATTGGTCATCTTTGGCTTTATGGGTTGTAACGGATATAATAGTCTTGTACAACAGGATGAAGCCGTGAAAAAAGCATGGGCAAACGTACAGTCTGATTATCAAAGACGGAATGATTTGGTAGGGAACCTAGTGAATACGGTAAAAGGTGCCGCTAAGTTTGAACAAGAAACATTAACTAGAGTAGTGGAGGCACGTTCCAAAGCTACCTCGGTAAATATCTCTGCTGACCAGCTGACTCCTGAAAATCTGGAAAAATTTCAAGCTGCGCAGGGCGAAGTAAGTAGTGCGCTCAGCAGATTGCTGGCAGTGGTAGAAAGTTATCCTGAGCTAAAGGCTAACCAAAATTTCCTGCAATTGCAGGGACAATTGGAAAGTATCGAAAACGATATTAGAGCTTCTCGTAATGCTTTTAATAGTGCAATAAACGTATATAATACTAAAGTGCGTTCCTTCCCAATGAACATCTTGGGAGGTATCTTTGGTTTTAGAGCAAAAGAACCTTTCAAGGCTGATCCGGGTGCAGATCAAGCTCCAAAAGTTGAGTTTAATTTTGATTAG
- the truA gene encoding tRNA pseudouridine synthase A, translated as MRYFLEVAYRGTLYKGSQTQHNAPTIQGEIERAFRIFFRLQPDEIKLTGSSRTDAGVHARQNFYHFDWEDYFEHRWIYNLNAILPDDIVVTNVFKVHDEAHCRFDATGRRYQYSIYQFKNPFLQDVAYYYPYTLDIEKLKAAAAIIKEYSDFTSFSKRNTQVKTFICDIISSHWFTDGDRIVYEVAANRFLRGMVRALTATMLKVGRSIITLDEFRAIIEAKDCTRAYFDTPAHGLTLVQVYYPYALD; from the coding sequence TTGCGTTACTTTCTTGAAGTTGCATACAGGGGAACACTTTATAAGGGATCCCAAACTCAGCATAATGCGCCCACTATTCAGGGAGAGATCGAAAGAGCTTTTCGTATCTTCTTTCGGCTGCAACCAGATGAAATAAAACTAACGGGTTCCTCACGTACCGATGCAGGTGTACATGCCCGACAAAACTTTTATCATTTCGATTGGGAAGATTATTTCGAGCATAGATGGATTTACAACTTGAATGCGATACTTCCCGATGATATAGTGGTTACCAATGTATTTAAGGTGCACGATGAGGCGCACTGCAGATTTGATGCTACCGGGCGGCGCTATCAGTACAGCATCTATCAGTTTAAAAACCCATTTCTGCAAGACGTTGCATATTATTATCCTTACACACTGGATATTGAAAAACTAAAAGCTGCAGCGGCTATTATAAAGGAGTATAGTGACTTTACTTCGTTTTCAAAACGCAATACCCAGGTAAAAACCTTTATCTGTGATATTATTAGCAGCCACTGGTTTACGGATGGCGATCGTATCGTGTACGAAGTAGCAGCCAATCGCTTTTTACGGGGAATGGTACGTGCATTAACGGCTACTATGCTCAAAGTGGGCCGCTCCATTATAACATTGGATGAGTTTCGTGCGATCATCGAAGCAAAGGACTGCACCCGGGCTTACTTTGATACACCTGCTCATGGTTTGACATTGGTGCAAGTGTATTATCCGTATGCTTTGGATTAG
- the bepA_1 gene encoding Beta-barrel assembly-enhancing protease: MIKKLAGLIAIAAIVVACTTNAITGRSQFKLLPESQLQQMAVGEYQSFLSSNKVIPATSSNRDAEMVSRVGQRIVNAVTTFFKQNNMAQELEGYQWEIKLVQSNEANAWCMPGGKIVVYTGLLPITQNEAALANVMGHEVSHALFGHTNERMSQAIAAQYGGSILDAFMANKSSAAMRNIFGSAVGMSSQLGILAFGRKQELEADRYGMIWAAMAGYNPEEAIGLWERMQAYAGGGGTPEFLSTHPGPERRIEQLRKYLPEAMKYYRPVSK; the protein is encoded by the coding sequence ATGATAAAGAAATTAGCAGGCTTGATAGCTATTGCAGCTATTGTTGTGGCATGTACCACTAATGCCATCACCGGTCGGAGCCAGTTCAAACTGCTCCCCGAGTCACAGTTGCAACAGATGGCTGTTGGCGAATATCAATCTTTTCTTTCCAGCAATAAAGTTATTCCAGCCACCTCTAGTAACAGAGACGCAGAAATGGTAAGTCGCGTAGGACAAAGAATTGTGAATGCCGTTACAACATTCTTTAAGCAGAATAATATGGCTCAGGAGCTTGAGGGGTATCAATGGGAAATTAAATTGGTGCAGAGCAACGAAGCCAATGCCTGGTGTATGCCTGGCGGTAAAATTGTAGTGTATACCGGACTATTACCCATTACCCAGAATGAAGCGGCCCTAGCCAATGTAATGGGACATGAGGTATCGCATGCGCTTTTTGGACACACTAATGAAAGAATGAGTCAGGCTATAGCTGCCCAATATGGGGGAAGTATTCTGGATGCCTTTATGGCCAACAAATCTTCGGCAGCTATGCGCAACATCTTTGGGTCGGCGGTAGGTATGAGTTCGCAGCTGGGTATACTGGCTTTTGGCAGAAAACAGGAGTTGGAGGCAGACCGCTACGGTATGATTTGGGCAGCGATGGCAGGATATAATCCAGAGGAAGCCATTGGACTGTGGGAAAGAATGCAAGCATACGCCGGTGGAGGGGGCACTCCCGAGTTTTTGAGCACCCACCCGGGGCCAGAAAGAAGAATTGAGCAGCTTAGAAAATACCTCCCCGAGGCTATGAAATATTACAGACCTGTAAGTAAATAG
- the prmA gene encoding Ribosomal protein L11 methyltransferase produces MHIQITFNNISDTIKELLIAELADIAEGFEETDTDLHAFFMKEKYDREAVTSLAALHNITFTENEIAPQNWNALWESNFEPVIVENFVGVRAFFHAPIPDVQHEIIITPKMSFGTGHHATTYLMIQQMQQIDFKGKTVFDFGTGTGILAILAAKLGAQQITANDIDEWSIQNARENFETNNVTDIRLVHSDSGMMAEHFDIILANINRNVLLENISHLSNQLNNNGLLILSGILREDIAIIEQCCKNNHLSLSGQAEKSNWMCLSFKKL; encoded by the coding sequence ATGCATATACAGATAACATTTAACAATATATCCGACACTATTAAAGAATTACTGATTGCAGAATTGGCCGATATAGCCGAAGGTTTTGAAGAAACGGATACCGACCTGCATGCCTTTTTTATGAAAGAAAAATACGACCGCGAAGCGGTTACCTCTCTGGCAGCATTGCATAATATCACTTTTACAGAAAATGAGATTGCACCTCAAAACTGGAATGCACTGTGGGAATCCAATTTTGAACCAGTGATTGTAGAGAACTTCGTAGGAGTACGTGCTTTCTTTCATGCACCGATTCCTGATGTACAGCATGAAATCATCATTACACCCAAAATGAGTTTCGGCACCGGACATCATGCCACCACCTATCTCATGATTCAGCAAATGCAGCAGATAGACTTTAAGGGTAAAACAGTATTTGATTTCGGAACGGGAACAGGCATTCTGGCAATTCTGGCAGCTAAGTTGGGTGCCCAACAGATAACCGCCAACGATATTGACGAATGGAGTATACAGAATGCCCGCGAAAACTTCGAAACTAATAATGTAACGGATATCAGGCTGGTGCACTCCGACTCCGGTATGATGGCCGAGCATTTTGATATTATTTTGGCAAATATTAACCGAAATGTGCTTTTAGAAAATATTTCACATCTTAGTAATCAATTGAATAACAATGGATTACTAATACTAAGTGGTATCCTTAGAGAAGATATTGCGATAATAGAGCAGTGTTGTAAAAACAACCATTTATCTTTGTCCGGTCAGGCTGAGAAGAGTAACTGGATGTGTTTGAGTTTTAAAAAATTATAA
- the zraR gene encoding Transcriptional regulatory protein ZraR, whose protein sequence is MPHRTKTDNGHTILVIDDEAAIRKTLVEILSYEGYKTHEAADGEQGLKILKENNKFDAILCDIKMPKMDGIEFLNKVMEFAPDIPVIMISGHGTIETAVEAVKKGAFDFISKPPDLNRLLITIKNALDKKNLVTETKVLRKKISGVQEIIGDSEPIRKIKETIEKVAPTEARVLITGENGVGKELVARWLHEKSHRCNQPLVEVNCAAIPTDLIESELFGHEKGSFTSAVKQRIGKFEQANGGTLFLDEIGDMSLSAQAKVLRALQEGKITRVGADKDINVDVRVIAATNKDLLKEVEEKNFRLDLYHRLSVILIHVPSLNERRDDIPQLVDKFLEDICSDYGIAKKSIDNAAMKLLKEYNWTGNIRELRNVVERLVILSGKTITADDVQNYVNPK, encoded by the coding sequence GTGCCTCACAGAACAAAAACAGATAACGGCCACACAATATTAGTCATCGATGATGAAGCAGCTATCAGAAAAACACTGGTAGAAATCCTTTCTTACGAAGGCTACAAAACCCATGAGGCTGCTGATGGCGAACAGGGGCTAAAAATTCTTAAAGAAAACAATAAGTTTGATGCCATTTTGTGCGATATCAAAATGCCCAAAATGGATGGGATTGAATTCCTCAACAAAGTGATGGAATTCGCCCCGGATATCCCCGTTATCATGATTTCCGGTCACGGAACTATCGAAACGGCTGTGGAGGCGGTGAAAAAAGGAGCTTTTGACTTTATCTCCAAACCCCCGGATTTAAACCGCCTGCTGATTACCATCAAAAACGCTCTGGACAAAAAGAATCTGGTTACCGAAACCAAAGTACTTCGAAAAAAAATTTCGGGTGTTCAGGAAATTATCGGCGACTCAGAACCTATCCGCAAAATCAAGGAAACTATAGAAAAAGTTGCTCCCACTGAAGCACGTGTATTGATTACCGGCGAAAACGGTGTAGGTAAAGAGCTGGTTGCCCGTTGGCTACACGAAAAAAGCCATCGATGCAATCAACCACTGGTGGAAGTAAACTGTGCAGCGATTCCTACAGACCTTATCGAGTCCGAACTTTTTGGTCACGAGAAGGGTTCCTTTACCTCTGCAGTAAAGCAGCGTATCGGAAAGTTTGAACAGGCTAATGGCGGTACGCTTTTTCTGGACGAAATAGGCGACATGAGCCTGAGCGCACAGGCCAAAGTACTCCGTGCCCTGCAGGAAGGAAAAATTACAAGGGTAGGTGCCGATAAGGATATCAACGTAGATGTACGCGTAATTGCTGCCACCAATAAAGACTTATTAAAAGAGGTTGAAGAGAAAAACTTCAGGTTGGATTTATACCACCGTTTAAGCGTGATCCTAATTCATGTACCATCTTTAAATGAACGGCGCGATGATATTCCACAGCTTGTCGACAAGTTCCTTGAGGACATTTGCTCCGACTACGGTATTGCGAAAAAAAGCATCGATAATGCCGCTATGAAGCTATTGAAGGAATACAACTGGACCGGAAATATTCGCGAATTGCGCAACGTTGTAGAACGTCTGGTAATTCTTAGTGGTAAAACCATCACTGCCGACGATGTGCAGAATTATGTAAATCCCAAATAA
- a CDS encoding Ferredoxin--NADP reductase: protein MQSHFPLIIIGGGPIGMACAIEAQKNNIDYVILEKGCLVNSLYHYPVNMTFFSTSERLEIGNVPFVSNNPKPTRNEALEYYRRVAQTYQLNTHLFEEVLKIEKAAAVGPRFVVHTSKATYTSNYIIIATGFYDIPYLLNIPGENLSKVTHYYKDPHFYAFQDVVVVGAMNSAVDAALETFRKGARVTMVIRGGKIGSRVKYWVRPDIENRIKEGSIKAYFHATLKEIREHEVDINTPEGVVTIKNDWVIAATGYQPNLKFLEDIGIELSKDEVRAPTINPDTHETNVAGVYLAGVVCGGMNTHRLFIENSREHAVLILKDIATKQKTA, encoded by the coding sequence ATGCAATCTCATTTCCCCCTTATCATTATTGGTGGCGGACCTATAGGCATGGCCTGCGCCATTGAAGCACAAAAAAATAATATTGATTACGTGATCTTGGAAAAAGGGTGCTTGGTAAACTCTCTGTATCATTACCCTGTGAATATGACCTTTTTTTCGACCTCTGAACGATTAGAAATTGGCAATGTTCCCTTTGTATCCAATAACCCCAAACCTACCCGAAACGAGGCTCTGGAATACTACCGAAGGGTAGCTCAAACCTACCAGCTCAATACGCACTTATTTGAAGAAGTGTTAAAAATTGAGAAAGCTGCGGCTGTGGGGCCAAGGTTCGTCGTTCATACCTCCAAGGCTACTTATACTAGCAACTATATCATCATCGCCACCGGTTTTTATGATATTCCTTATTTGCTGAATATACCGGGAGAAAACCTGAGCAAGGTGACGCACTATTACAAAGATCCTCATTTTTATGCCTTTCAGGATGTAGTAGTGGTAGGAGCGATGAACTCAGCCGTGGATGCCGCTCTAGAAACTTTCCGCAAAGGTGCTCGTGTTACTATGGTTATAAGGGGAGGCAAAATCGGCTCCCGTGTAAAATATTGGGTACGACCCGATATTGAAAACCGCATTAAGGAAGGTTCTATTAAAGCTTATTTTCATGCTACTTTAAAAGAAATTCGCGAACACGAAGTGGATATCAACACTCCAGAAGGTGTGGTGACTATTAAAAATGATTGGGTTATTGCTGCAACAGGGTATCAGCCCAACCTGAAATTTCTGGAGGATATCGGTATTGAACTCAGCAAAGATGAAGTGCGTGCCCCTACCATCAATCCTGATACACATGAAACCAATGTTGCGGGAGTGTATCTGGCGGGAGTAGTTTGCGGCGGTATGAACACACACCGATTGTTTATCGAAAACTCCAGAGAACATGCAGTATTAATTCTGAAAGACATAGCTACTAAACAAAAAACGGCATAA
- the plsY gene encoding Glycerol-3-phosphate acyltransferase: MQETLLIILAYCLGSIPTSVWVSRAFFNIDIRDYGSGNAGATNTFRVLGPRWGTFVMICDVLKGFLAVKLFLLLPPFHTEIAELNMQLALGVAAVLGHIFPIWADFKGGKGVATLFGLVIAISPWTALACSGVFLLVLYLTRFVSLSSILASIAFPIFILVIFNVENHVYRVFAVAVASLVILTHQKNISRIIKGGESKVPIFKHRDRRRQRNTED; this comes from the coding sequence ATGCAGGAAACATTATTAATCATTTTAGCCTATTGTCTTGGAAGTATCCCTACATCGGTATGGGTGAGCCGGGCCTTTTTCAACATCGATATTAGAGATTATGGTAGTGGTAATGCAGGTGCCACCAATACCTTTAGGGTACTGGGTCCCCGCTGGGGTACGTTTGTGATGATTTGTGATGTGCTAAAAGGTTTTCTTGCAGTAAAACTGTTTCTTCTATTGCCCCCATTTCATACTGAAATTGCAGAACTCAATATGCAACTCGCCTTAGGCGTTGCTGCTGTATTAGGACATATTTTTCCTATATGGGCTGATTTTAAAGGAGGAAAAGGTGTAGCCACTTTATTCGGGCTGGTAATTGCCATTTCGCCTTGGACTGCATTGGCCTGCTCCGGCGTATTTTTATTGGTTTTGTACCTTACCCGATTTGTATCTTTAAGTTCTATTTTGGCTAGCATTGCTTTTCCTATATTTATACTAGTTATTTTTAATGTAGAAAATCATGTGTACCGTGTGTTTGCGGTAGCTGTAGCATCGCTAGTTATTCTTACCCATCAGAAAAATATTAGTCGTATTATTAAAGGCGGAGAAAGCAAGGTACCCATTTTCAAACATCGCGATAGACGCAGGCAAAGAAATACCGAAGACTAA
- the bfmBAB gene encoding 2-oxoisovalerate dehydrogenase subunit beta, with amino-acid sequence MARVIAFREALREAMSEEMRRDERVFLMGEEVAEYNGAYKVSQGMLAEFGPKRVIDTPISELGFAAVGVGAAQNGLRPIVEFMTWNFAVLALDQILNTASKMLAMSGGQISCPIVFRGGNGSAGQLGAQHSTAFEALYANIPGIKVVSPSNPYDAKGLLKQAIRYEEDPVMFMESELMYGDKMEVPEEEYYIELGKADIKREGTDVTIISYNKMMKVALGAAAELEKEGISAEVIDLRTIRPLDIPTIINSIKKTNRLVIVEEQWPFGSVSSEISYNVQKDAFDYLDAPIRRITAADAPLHYAPNLVAAALPSVERTVKLVKEVMYLKK; translated from the coding sequence ATGGCAAGAGTAATAGCATTTAGGGAAGCTTTAAGAGAGGCGATGAGTGAGGAAATGAGAAGGGATGAGAGAGTGTTTTTGATGGGGGAGGAAGTGGCTGAGTATAATGGAGCTTATAAAGTGAGCCAGGGCATGCTGGCCGAATTTGGTCCAAAAAGAGTGATTGATACGCCTATCTCTGAATTAGGTTTTGCTGCCGTAGGTGTGGGCGCAGCTCAAAACGGTCTCAGACCTATCGTAGAGTTCATGACTTGGAACTTTGCTGTACTGGCGCTGGACCAGATTCTGAATACCGCTTCGAAAATGCTGGCGATGAGCGGCGGACAGATTTCCTGTCCTATCGTTTTTCGCGGTGGAAATGGTTCGGCCGGACAGTTGGGGGCACAACACAGTACCGCTTTTGAAGCTCTGTATGCCAACATTCCCGGCATTAAAGTGGTATCGCCAAGCAACCCCTACGATGCAAAAGGATTATTAAAACAGGCTATCCGTTACGAAGAAGACCCCGTGATGTTTATGGAAAGTGAGCTGATGTACGGGGATAAAATGGAAGTACCTGAAGAAGAATACTACATCGAGTTAGGTAAGGCCGATATAAAAAGAGAAGGCACCGATGTTACTATCATTTCCTACAACAAGATGATGAAAGTAGCGTTGGGTGCAGCAGCTGAACTGGAAAAAGAAGGTATCAGCGCCGAAGTGATTGATTTGCGTACCATTCGTCCGCTGGATATTCCTACTATAATTAACAGCATTAAGAAAACGAATCGATTGGTGATTGTAGAAGAACAATGGCCTTTTGGTTCTGTTTCTTCAGAAATATCTTACAATGTTCAGAAAGATGCATTCGATTATCTGGATGCACCTATTCGTCGTATTACTGCTGCCGACGCACCATTGCACTATGCACCTAACTTGGTAGCTGCCGCATTGCCTAGCGTGGAACGCACGGTAAAGCTGGTGAAGGAAGTAATGTATTTGAAAAAATAA